The Myxococcota bacterium genome has a segment encoding these proteins:
- a CDS encoding GNAT family N-acetyltransferase — protein MAHGLVSERGRPRPRLLTGAKRDEAVARLARSARRNLMLLDVVASIGRAASPYEVPAQAVGAFDGDELCGVVALRPSLVLEAELDEGALDAVLPYVETIESGLVKSEASGVELLWRRLARRGKSAVIDRREHALAVERGALRPAPAPLGALLRRAAPRDLEALVHAARASLREEGRPDPFDGDPTGFRRWVRGRLERARVVERDGRVAFVGYADVRRPEGWLVQGVYTWPEARRTGLAAAGMSAIVEEGFEAGAGHVQLAVVDGNAPAMSLYAKLGFRPFDTLRTILFA, from the coding sequence ATGGCCCACGGTCTCGTCTCCGAGCGCGGACGGCCGCGGCCCCGTCTCCTCACCGGCGCCAAGCGCGACGAGGCCGTCGCGCGCCTCGCGCGGTCGGCGCGCCGCAATCTGATGCTGCTCGACGTCGTCGCCTCGATCGGCCGCGCCGCGTCGCCGTACGAAGTGCCCGCCCAGGCGGTCGGTGCGTTCGACGGCGACGAGCTGTGCGGCGTCGTGGCGCTGCGCCCGAGCCTCGTGCTCGAAGCGGAGCTCGACGAGGGCGCGCTCGACGCGGTGCTGCCCTACGTCGAGACGATCGAGTCCGGGCTCGTGAAGAGCGAGGCGTCGGGCGTCGAGCTCCTGTGGCGGCGGCTCGCGCGGCGCGGCAAGTCGGCGGTCATCGACCGCCGCGAGCACGCGCTCGCGGTCGAGCGCGGCGCGCTGCGGCCCGCGCCCGCTCCGCTCGGCGCGCTGCTGCGCCGCGCCGCGCCGCGCGACCTCGAGGCGCTCGTGCACGCAGCGCGCGCGAGCCTGCGCGAGGAAGGGCGGCCCGACCCGTTCGACGGCGACCCGACGGGCTTCCGGCGCTGGGTGCGCGGCCGTCTCGAGCGCGCGCGCGTCGTCGAGCGCGACGGCCGCGTCGCATTCGTCGGCTACGCGGACGTCCGGCGGCCCGAGGGCTGGCTCGTGCAGGGCGTCTACACGTGGCCCGAGGCGCGCCGCACGGGCCTCGCGGCGGCGGGCATGAGCGCGATCGTCGAGGAGGGCTTCGAGGCCGGCGCCGGCCACGTGCAGCTCGCCGTCGTCGACGGCAACGCGCCCGCGATGTCGCTCTACGCCAAGCTCGGCTTCCGCCCGTTCGACACCCTGCGAACCATCCTGTTCGCGTAG
- a CDS encoding LysM peptidoglycan-binding domain-containing protein, with product MHHPPLRSLALALLFASALAPAAGAEPFPRPAGLEPDVRFWVRIYSEVDTQGGLIHDATDLGVVYDVVRFGDRQSPRAREQQTDSAKKEIAAALRALAKGKRSGLSRRERHVLAQFPDGVSNRTLAEAARNVRFQLGQADKFRAGIVRSGAWHDHIEGTFREMGLPTELASLPHVESSFRHDAQSHVGAAGLWQFMRSTGRRYMSVDHVVDERLDPFESTRAAAKLLAANKQVTGTWPLALVAYNHGAAGMRRAARTVGTTDIETILRKYRSRTFGFASRNFYVEFLAAREVETNAERYFGPIRRDAPVAYDRIELPFYAKASSLASAIGVPVETLRAANPALSRLVWSGQKFVPRGFALRVPSAELARPLALALDDLAADQRFAAQTADRTHRVRRGDTLSGIAARYGTSVRELAAANKLRSHHTIRVGQVLRLPHGGGVVLASAKPAAKAKPSRSAKASAPAAPPPEGVYTVRRGDTLASIARRFGTTERELLAANDVRDRNRIYPGQSLRVGADAPEPAAPPSAITLAAATAPIEREEPAAANAPSAAAIALAEVAAVDVAPGPDAAPSERDAARDASPASGSPSEALAADDAGASDGDGDGSSDGADASANAGATASADEGAADDAADEPATELAADETTTELARDLLADPADYSVADDGTIEVQPTETLGHIAEWLDVRASRLRQLNRLRFGTPIAVHQRLRLDFERVARDEFERRRLQHHRALQTEYFERYEITGTREHVVRRGDSVWVLAQRSNVPLWLLQQYNPDLEVESLSAGAKLTLPVVRRHQPS from the coding sequence ATGCACCATCCGCCGCTCCGCTCCCTCGCCCTCGCCCTCCTCTTCGCCTCCGCGCTCGCGCCCGCCGCGGGGGCGGAGCCGTTTCCGCGCCCTGCCGGCCTCGAGCCCGACGTCCGCTTCTGGGTGCGGATCTACTCGGAGGTCGACACGCAGGGCGGACTGATCCACGACGCGACCGACCTCGGCGTCGTGTACGACGTCGTGCGGTTCGGCGATCGCCAGAGCCCGCGCGCGCGCGAGCAGCAGACGGACTCGGCGAAGAAGGAGATCGCCGCCGCCCTGCGCGCGCTCGCGAAGGGCAAGCGCAGCGGTCTCTCGCGGCGGGAACGACACGTGCTGGCGCAGTTCCCCGACGGCGTCTCGAACCGCACGCTCGCCGAGGCCGCGCGCAACGTGCGCTTCCAGCTCGGCCAGGCGGACAAGTTCCGCGCCGGCATCGTGCGCTCGGGGGCGTGGCACGACCACATCGAGGGCACGTTCCGCGAGATGGGGCTGCCGACCGAGCTCGCGTCGCTCCCCCACGTCGAGTCGTCGTTCCGCCACGACGCGCAGTCGCACGTCGGAGCGGCCGGCCTGTGGCAGTTCATGCGCTCGACGGGGCGGCGCTACATGAGCGTCGACCACGTCGTCGACGAACGCCTCGACCCGTTCGAGTCGACGCGCGCCGCGGCGAAGCTGCTCGCGGCCAACAAGCAGGTGACGGGAACGTGGCCGCTGGCGCTCGTCGCCTACAACCACGGTGCCGCCGGCATGCGGCGCGCGGCGCGCACCGTCGGCACCACCGACATCGAGACGATCCTGCGCAAGTACCGGAGCCGCACCTTCGGCTTCGCCTCGCGCAACTTCTACGTCGAGTTCCTCGCCGCGCGCGAGGTCGAGACGAACGCAGAGCGCTACTTCGGGCCGATCCGCCGCGACGCGCCGGTCGCGTACGACCGCATCGAGCTTCCCTTCTATGCGAAGGCGAGCTCGCTCGCGAGCGCGATCGGCGTGCCGGTCGAGACGCTGCGCGCCGCGAACCCCGCGCTCTCGCGCCTGGTGTGGAGCGGACAGAAGTTCGTGCCGCGCGGCTTCGCGCTGCGCGTGCCGTCGGCCGAGCTCGCGCGCCCGCTCGCGCTCGCCCTCGACGATCTCGCCGCCGACCAGCGCTTCGCGGCGCAGACCGCCGACCGCACGCACCGCGTCCGCCGCGGCGACACGCTCTCCGGCATCGCCGCGCGCTACGGGACGTCGGTGCGCGAGCTCGCGGCCGCCAACAAGCTCCGCAGCCACCACACGATCCGCGTCGGCCAGGTGCTGCGCCTCCCGCACGGCGGCGGCGTCGTGCTCGCGAGCGCGAAGCCCGCCGCGAAGGCGAAGCCCTCGCGGTCCGCGAAGGCGAGCGCCCCCGCCGCCCCGCCGCCCGAGGGCGTCTACACGGTCCGGCGCGGCGACACGCTCGCCTCGATCGCGCGGCGCTTCGGCACGACCGAGCGCGAGCTGCTCGCCGCGAACGACGTGCGCGACCGCAACCGCATCTACCCCGGCCAGTCGCTGCGCGTGGGCGCCGACGCGCCCGAGCCCGCAGCGCCGCCGTCGGCGATCACGCTGGCCGCCGCCACCGCGCCGATCGAGCGCGAGGAGCCCGCCGCCGCGAACGCGCCGTCGGCGGCGGCGATCGCGCTCGCCGAGGTCGCGGCGGTCGACGTCGCGCCCGGGCCGGACGCGGCCCCGTCCGAGCGCGATGCGGCGCGGGACGCCTCACCCGCGAGCGGCTCGCCGAGCGAGGCGCTCGCCGCCGACGACGCGGGCGCGAGCGACGGCGACGGCGACGGCTCGAGCGACGGCGCGGACGCGAGCGCGAACGCAGGCGCGACCGCGAGCGCCGACGAGGGCGCCGCCGACGATGCGGCGGACGAGCCCGCCACCGAGCTCGCGGCGGACGAGACGACGACGGAGCTCGCGCGCGACCTGCTCGCCGACCCCGCCGACTACTCGGTCGCCGACGACGGCACGATCGAGGTGCAGCCGACCGAGACCCTGGGACACATCGCCGAGTGGCTCGACGTCCGCGCGAGCCGGCTGCGCCAGCTGAACCGGCTCCGCTTCGGGACGCCGATCGCCGTGCACCAGCGCCTGCGGCTCGACTTCGAGCGCGTCGCGCGCGACGAGTTCGAGCGGCGCCGTCTGCAGCACCACCGCGCGCTGCAGACCGAGTACTTCGAGCGGTACGAGATCACGGGAACGCGCGAGCACGTCGTGCGCCGCGGCGACTCCGTCTGGGTGCTCGCACAGCGCTCGAACGTCCCGCTCTGGCTGCTGCAGCAGTACAACCCCGACCTCGAGGTCGAGAGCCTCTCCGCGGGCGCGAAGCTCACGCTGCCCGTCGTCCGCCGCCACCAGCCGAGCTGA
- a CDS encoding acetyl-CoA carboxylase biotin carboxyl carrier protein subunit, giving the protein MAIEVEAQITGSVWKIETQVGARVEEEDVLLVVESMKMEIPVEAPGAGVVAEIRVAEGQAIEEGDVLVVLDDA; this is encoded by the coding sequence ATGGCGATCGAGGTCGAGGCGCAGATCACGGGCAGCGTGTGGAAGATCGAGACGCAGGTCGGCGCCCGCGTCGAGGAGGAGGACGTCCTCCTCGTCGTCGAATCCATGAAGATGGAGATTCCGGTCGAGGCGCCGGGGGCCGGCGTCGTCGCCGAGATCCGCGTCGCCGAGGGGCAGGCGATCGAGGAAGGCGACGTGCTCGTCGTCCTCGACGACGCCTAG
- a CDS encoding SDR family NAD(P)-dependent oxidoreductase: MGLLDGKVAIVTGAGGGLGREHALALAKEGAAVLVNDLGGSRDGTGAGHNMADHVVAEIREAGGEAAANYDTVATVEGGKAIAQAAVDAFGQIDVLVNNAGILRDKSFKNTTEDLWDPVVQVHLKGTYCVTHAVYTHMLERGQGGVIVNTSSTSGLNGNFGQCNYGAAKAGIAGFTRCLAIEGKKYGVRAFILAPVAFTRLTEDLMSGDMQGSLDPKLVSPLIVYLASDLSKDRTGTTFFAGGGRIAEMRMVTAEGVTKKDGGGLWTAQEIADAMQPGKILLSD, translated from the coding sequence ATGGGCCTGCTCGACGGGAAGGTGGCGATCGTGACGGGAGCGGGAGGCGGGCTCGGGCGCGAGCACGCGCTCGCGCTGGCGAAGGAGGGCGCGGCCGTCCTCGTGAACGACCTCGGCGGCTCGCGCGACGGCACGGGCGCCGGCCACAACATGGCCGACCACGTCGTCGCCGAGATCCGCGAGGCCGGCGGCGAGGCGGCGGCGAACTACGACACGGTCGCGACCGTCGAGGGCGGCAAGGCGATCGCGCAGGCGGCCGTCGACGCGTTCGGGCAGATCGACGTGCTCGTGAACAACGCGGGCATCCTGCGCGACAAGTCGTTCAAGAACACGACCGAGGACCTGTGGGACCCCGTCGTGCAGGTGCACCTCAAGGGCACGTACTGCGTCACGCACGCCGTCTACACGCACATGCTCGAGCGCGGGCAGGGCGGCGTGATCGTCAACACCTCGTCCACGTCGGGCCTGAACGGCAACTTCGGCCAGTGCAACTACGGCGCGGCGAAGGCGGGCATCGCCGGCTTCACGCGCTGCCTCGCGATCGAGGGCAAGAAGTACGGCGTGCGCGCGTTCATCCTCGCGCCGGTCGCGTTCACGCGGCTCACCGAGGACCTCATGAGCGGCGACATGCAGGGCTCGCTCGATCCGAAGCTGGTCTCGCCGCTGATCGTGTACCTCGCGAGCGACCTGTCGAAGGACCGCACCGGCACGACCTTCTTCGCGGGCGGCGGCCGCATCGCCGAGATGCGGATGGTCACGGCCGAGGGCGTGACCAAGAA
- a CDS encoding DUF1214 domain-containing protein: MATRSDRSLTRRDVLATGAAMALAGVAPRAAAAPGAASPPGAAPGPAADGPPVAGAAAAMPADADALWARFCDALRPLVGRLDPTLSAGDPVTQVEGVRCLARLVALGLDRFVEHADPRHPSFYELQTATRKYLGDNPDQTYRVAAVDGRGTYRVRGTVAGAAGVEIGVYAGTFQSGAKGGGGRRLVASRDEGTLRVADDGAFDVTLGPEPGGAGHLQTEPDANSLLVRTYFWDRALRVAHPMPTIERLDVAEPPAPLDLATLARGMLATAAFVDGSLAFWSGFEGIRTAPNTMIEMPDDGSVQTPSGVRYRNGIVELDASQALVLELAPRDEPAYWSFVLQNLWGETPDWRHHPVVRNNRELVRAGDGRVRIVVAHRVPAIDALPPALRANWMDMAGHRRLLLSLRWRSRTGLPEVTTRVVPVETLASLAS; the protein is encoded by the coding sequence ATGGCGACGCGATCGGATCGGAGTCTCACGCGACGGGACGTGCTCGCGACGGGTGCGGCCATGGCGCTCGCGGGCGTCGCGCCCCGGGCCGCGGCCGCGCCCGGGGCGGCCTCGCCGCCCGGTGCCGCACCGGGCCCGGCCGCGGACGGGCCGCCGGTCGCGGGCGCGGCCGCGGCGATGCCCGCCGATGCGGACGCGCTCTGGGCGCGCTTCTGCGACGCGCTCCGCCCGCTCGTCGGGCGCCTCGACCCGACGCTCTCCGCCGGCGACCCGGTGACCCAGGTCGAGGGCGTGCGCTGCCTGGCGCGCCTCGTCGCGCTCGGCCTCGACCGCTTCGTCGAGCACGCCGACCCGCGCCACCCGAGCTTCTACGAGCTGCAGACGGCGACGCGGAAGTATCTCGGCGACAACCCCGACCAGACCTATCGCGTCGCCGCGGTCGACGGGCGCGGGACGTACCGCGTGCGCGGCACGGTCGCGGGAGCGGCGGGCGTCGAGATCGGCGTCTACGCGGGCACGTTCCAGAGCGGGGCGAAGGGCGGCGGCGGGCGACGACTCGTCGCCTCGCGCGACGAGGGCACGCTGCGCGTCGCCGACGACGGCGCGTTCGACGTCACCCTCGGACCGGAGCCCGGAGGCGCAGGCCATCTGCAGACGGAGCCCGACGCGAACTCGCTGCTCGTCCGCACCTACTTCTGGGACCGCGCGCTGCGCGTCGCGCACCCGATGCCGACGATCGAGCGGCTCGACGTGGCCGAGCCGCCGGCGCCGCTCGACCTCGCGACGCTCGCGCGCGGGATGCTCGCGACCGCCGCGTTCGTCGACGGGAGCCTCGCGTTCTGGAGCGGCTTCGAAGGCATCCGCACCGCGCCCAACACGATGATCGAGATGCCCGACGACGGCAGCGTGCAGACGCCGAGCGGCGTGCGCTACCGCAACGGCATCGTCGAGCTCGACGCGTCGCAGGCGCTCGTCCTCGAGCTCGCGCCCCGGGACGAGCCCGCGTACTGGAGCTTCGTGCTGCAGAACCTCTGGGGCGAGACGCCCGACTGGCGCCATCACCCGGTCGTCCGCAACAACCGCGAGCTCGTGCGCGCAGGCGACGGACGCGTGCGCATCGTCGTCGCGCACCGCGTTCCCGCGATCGACGCGCTGCCGCCCGCGCTCCGCGCGAACTGGATGGACATGGCGGGGCACCGCCGGCTGCTGCTCTCGCTGCGCTGGCGCAGCCGGACGGGCCTTCCGGAGGTGACGACGCGCGTCGTCCCGGTGGAGACGCTCGCGTCGCTCGCGTCCTGA
- the ffh gene encoding signal recognition particle protein produces MLETVTQGFKNATERLRGVRALDEENISEALRDVRASLLEADVDFQVAKDFLAKVKERALGEKVSTRARDAQGRALKVTPGQHFVAICEQELAALMGPVDPKLRFQRGATSVMLVGLQGVGKTTCAAKVARRLQSQGKRPLLVAADVYRPAAVDQLVTLGAQIDVAVHRGGEGELPPSICRAARERAKREGFDAIVYDTAGRLAIDDDLMRELEEIVAAVEPANTLLVCDALMGRDAVNVARAFGERLALDGIVMTKLDGDARGGAALAVKAVTGVPIKFIGTGESVDRLEEFRPEGLASRILGMGDIVGLVQDFESVVDEKQAEEDAERILQGQFTLDDLLTQLKTIQKMGPLREVFAKMPFFNQMADQVEEGQLRKVESMIQSMTRQERTAPDLIDKSRTARIARGSGHKQKDVSDLVKRFHQMRDVMSNLGGAGGLLSRIPGLDRLAPAGGMDPSALLGGGPGGLGAFGAAGPGGVRRRADTDAKKKKRKQQRAARRKGRR; encoded by the coding sequence GTGCTCGAGACCGTCACCCAGGGCTTCAAGAACGCGACCGAACGGCTGCGCGGCGTGCGCGCGCTCGACGAGGAGAACATCTCCGAGGCGCTGCGCGACGTGCGCGCGTCGCTGCTCGAAGCGGACGTCGATTTCCAGGTCGCGAAGGACTTCCTCGCGAAGGTCAAGGAGCGCGCGCTCGGCGAGAAGGTGTCGACGCGCGCGCGCGACGCGCAGGGTCGCGCGCTCAAGGTGACGCCGGGCCAGCACTTCGTCGCGATCTGCGAGCAGGAGCTCGCGGCCCTGATGGGGCCGGTCGACCCGAAGCTGCGCTTCCAGCGCGGGGCGACGTCGGTGATGCTCGTCGGCCTCCAGGGCGTGGGCAAGACGACGTGCGCGGCCAAGGTCGCGCGGCGGCTCCAGTCGCAGGGCAAGCGGCCGCTGCTCGTCGCGGCCGACGTGTACCGCCCCGCGGCCGTCGACCAGCTCGTGACGCTCGGCGCGCAGATCGACGTCGCCGTCCACCGCGGCGGCGAGGGCGAGCTCCCGCCGTCGATCTGCAGGGCCGCGCGCGAGCGCGCGAAGCGCGAGGGCTTCGACGCGATCGTCTACGACACGGCCGGCCGGCTCGCGATCGACGACGACCTGATGCGCGAGCTCGAGGAGATCGTCGCCGCCGTCGAGCCCGCGAACACGCTGCTCGTGTGCGACGCGCTCATGGGGCGCGACGCGGTGAACGTCGCGCGCGCGTTCGGCGAACGCCTCGCGCTCGACGGCATCGTGATGACGAAGCTCGACGGCGACGCGCGCGGCGGCGCGGCGCTCGCCGTGAAGGCCGTGACCGGCGTCCCGATCAAGTTCATCGGCACGGGCGAGTCCGTCGACCGGCTCGAGGAGTTCCGGCCCGAGGGCCTCGCGTCGCGCATCCTCGGCATGGGCGACATCGTCGGTCTCGTCCAGGACTTCGAGTCCGTCGTCGACGAGAAGCAGGCCGAGGAGGACGCCGAGCGCATCCTCCAGGGCCAGTTCACGCTCGACGACCTGCTCACGCAGCTCAAGACGATCCAGAAGATGGGCCCGCTGCGCGAGGTGTTCGCGAAGATGCCCTTCTTCAACCAGATGGCCGACCAGGTCGAGGAAGGGCAGCTCCGCAAGGTCGAGTCGATGATCCAGTCGATGACCCGCCAGGAGCGCACCGCGCCCGACCTGATCGACAAGAGCCGCACCGCACGCATCGCGCGCGGCAGCGGCCACAAGCAGAAGGACGTGAGCGACCTGGTGAAGCGCTTCCACCAGATGCGCGACGTCATGTCGAACCTCGGCGGTGCGGGCGGCCTGCTCTCGCGCATCCCCGGGCTCGACCGCCTGGCCCCGGCCGGCGGCATGGACCCGAGCGCCCTGCTCGGCGGCGGGCCCGGCGGCCTCGGCGCGTTCGGCGCCGCGGGCCCGGGCGGCGTGCGCCGGCGCGCCGACACGGACGCCAAGAAGAAGAAGCGCAAGCAGCAGCGCGCCGCGCGCCGCAAGGGCCGCCGGTAG